The stretch of DNA TCAGCCAGGACCAGCAGACCTCGGGGAGCAGCGGATCGGCGGCCATCTCGGCTTCCAGCTCCGCCCGTACCAGCGTCACCAGCCGGAAGGTTCCATTCCATGCCTCGTGCCCCGCCGGGTCGTGCAGCAGCACCAGCCGGCCGTCGGCCAGGTCCTCCTCGCCGTCGACCACGGCGGCCTCCAGTGCGTACGCGTACGGCGCGAGCCGCTGGGGTGGTCTCGCCGGATCGATCTCGATCTCCGGCCGCGGTCGTGCACCTCGCAGCGCCTCGACGGCAGCACGGAAGGGCACGGGCGCGGAATTCGCCCTGTTTTCCTCCGAGTTGCCTGATTCGTCAGCGCCGTCCGCCCGTCGTCCCTGTGCCGCAGCCATGCGGGGAAGGTTAAGCGGAACGGAGGTCGGGCGTGGGGAGGGACACCCCTTGGACAGTGATGGAGATCAGCGGAGCGGACGGATCCCCAGAGCCGGAGGTGCGGGTGGTCGGTGCGGGGTGGGCGGGACAGTGAGCGGACCGCTCGTGGGAAACTTCCCCCGTGAGTGTCAACGACCGCCCGACGGGCCAGCAGACAGCAACATACGACTCCGCTTTCCTCAAGGCGTGCAGGCGTGAGCCCGTGCCGCACACGCCGGTCTGGTTCATGCGTCAGGCGGGCCGTTCACTGCCCGAGTACCACAAGGTGCGCGAAGGCATCCCGATGCTGGAGTCGTGCACACGGCCCGAGCTGGTCGCCGAGATCACCCTCCAGCCGGTGCGCAGGCACCGCGTGGACGCGGCGGTCTACTTCAGTGACATCGTGATCCCGCTGAAGGCCATCGGCCTCGACCTGGACATCAAGCCCGGTGTGGGCCCCGTGGTGGCCGAGCCCATCCGCACCCGCGCCGACCTGGCCAGGCTGCGCGACCTCACCCCCGAGGACGTCTGGTATGTCACCGAGGCGATGGGGCTCCTCACCGCCGAACTCGGCGCTACGCCGCTCATCGGCTTCGCGGGGGCGCCCTTCACCCTCGCCAGCTACCTCATCGAGGGCGGACCCTCCCGCAACCACGAGCACACCAAGGCCATGATGTACGGCGACCCGGAACTCTGGGCCGACCTGCTCGACCGGCTCGCCGACATCACCGCCGCCTTCCTGAAGGTCCAGATCGAGGCCGGCGCCTCCGCCGTGCAACTCTTCGACTCCTGGGTCGGCGCCCTCAGCCCCGCCGACTACCGCCGTCAGGTGATGCCGGCCTCGTCGAAGGTCTTCGCCGCCGTCGCCTCCTACGGGGTCCCCCGTATCCACTTCGGTGTCGGCACCGGCGAACTGCTCGGCCTCATGGGCGAGGCCGGCGCCGATGTGGTCGGCGTCGACTGGCGCGTCCCGCTGGACGAGGCCGCCCGCCGGGTGGGCCCCGGCAAGGCGCTCCAGGGCAATCTGGACCCCGCCGTGCTCTACGCCCCCCGCGAGGCCGTCGAGGCGAAGACCGGGGAGGTGCTCGACGCCGCCGCCGGTCTTGAGGGCCACATCTTCAACCTCGGCCACGGCGTACTGCCCACGATGTCGCCCGACGCGCTGACCCGGCTCGTCGAGGACGTGCACACGCGCACCGAACGCCGCTGAGTTCGCTGCGACGCGAAGTCGCGGGCGAGGGTGGCCGCCCCGGTGTTTCCGGGGCGGCCACCGTGTTCTTCCGGGGCGGCACCCGCACTTTCCGGGACAGCCCCTGGTCCTGCGGGACGGTCACCGGTTCCCCGGCTACGGTCATCGGCTTCCGGGTACGGCCCCCGCCGAGCCCAGGTGGTCAGGTGTGGTCCGCCGCCACCGCGCGTACCGCCTTGCGGGCCGCCACGAGCACCGGGTCCCAGACCGGTGAGAACGGCGGGGCGTAGCCGAGGTCGAGTGTCGTCATCCGCTCGACCGTCATCCCCGCGGTGAGCGCCACCGCGGCCACGTCGACCCGCTTGCCCGCGCCCTCGCGCCCCACGATCTGAGTGCCGAGCAGCCGTCCCGTCCGGCGCTCCGCCAGCATCTTCACCGTCATGGTCGCGGCGCCCGGGTAGTAGCCGGCCCTGCTCGTCGACTCGATCGTGACCGTCACGTACTGAAGCCCCGCCGCCTCAGCGTCCTTCTCCCGCAGCCCCGTGCGGCCGATCTCCAGGTCGCACACCTTGCTGACAGCGGTCCCCACCACACCGGGGAAGGTCGCGTAGCCGCCACCCACGTTGGTGCCGATGATCTGGCCGTGTTTGTTGGCGTGGGTGCCCAGGGCGATGTGCCTGGTGCTGCCCGACATGATGTCGAGGACCTCCACGCAGTCACCGCCCGCGTAGATCTCCTCGTGACCGCGCACCCGCATCGCCAGATCCGTGAGCAGTCCGCCCGCGGGGCCGAGCGCCAGCCCCGCCGCCCCGGCGAGGGACGTCTCAGGGCGCACCCCGATGCCGAGGACCACCACGTCCGCCGGATACTCGGCCGCCTCCGTGCGCACCGCTCGCACCCGGCCGTCGTCGCCGGTCAGCAGTTCGGTGACGGCGGCGTCGTTCACCATCGTGATGCCCATGCCCGTCATCGCGTCGCCGACCAGGTGGCCCATGTCCGGGTCGAGTGTCGACATCGGCTGGCCGGCGCGGTTGACCATGGTGACGTCGTAGCCCTTGCGGATCAGGGCCTCCGCCATCTCCACGCCGATGTAGCCGGCGCCCACGACGACGGCGCGCAGGCCGGCCGTGGCCCGCAGCGACGCGAGCAGCGTCTCGCCGTCGCCGAGCGTCTGCACCCCGTGCACGCCGGGCGCGTCGATCCCGGGCAGCTGCGGCCTGATCGGCCGTGCGCCCGTCGCGATGACGAGGTGGTCGTAGGAGGTCCAGTACTCCTCCCCCGAGTCGACGGAGCGGGCGCGCACCCTGCGTCCCTCCGTGTCGATCTCTGTCACCTCGGTGCCGGTGCGCAGATCGATACCGCGTTTCCTGTGCTCCTCGGGCGACCGCGCGATCAGCCCGTCGGGCCCGTCGACGTCGCCTCCCACCCAGTAGGGGATACCGCACGCGGAGTACGACGTGAAGCGCCCCCGTTCGAAGGCGACGATCTCCAGTTCCTCCTGCCCCTTGAGCCTGCGGGCCTGCGACGCGGCGGACATGCCCGTCGCGTCGCCTCCGATGACGACCAGTCGTTCACTCATAGGCACACGCTACGTGCGGCGGCCCGGTGCTTCCCCGCCCTCGTCGCCGCCACGTGGGTGGGGTTCCGCCTCGTCCGCGCCCGTCCGCCCGGTCCCGCCGGGGCCGGCCGGCTCCGCCGGTCCGGCGGACGCGACGGGCTCCGGCGTCGCGCCGCCGCGTGGCTCGGCGAGGGCGTGCCACGCGGGCGAGGCCCCGGCGGCCGCGGGGCGGGCGCGCCGGGGCAGACGCCCACGGAACAGCCGCCACAGCACCAGCGTCACGGCCCCCGCCGCGAGGAACGGCAGCGCCGCCCCGACAGCGAGCGCCACACCGCGCGCGATCGTCACGAAGACGTCCCAGCCGCCGCCCAGCGCGTCGGTGAAGCCGCTCTCCTCCTCGTGCCCGCCTGGCGCCGTACCCGCCCTCTGCGACAGCCGCAGCGTGATCGTGGCCATGCTGGTGCGGTCCTTCAGCGACGCCTGCCGGGCCAGCAGCGATTCGAGGTCCGCCTCACGGGTACTCAGTTCGCCCTCAAGGGCCACGACGTCGCTGATCCTCTTCGCGTCGTCCATCAGCGCCCGGACCCGTGCCACGCTCGCCCGCTGGGACTCGACCCGGCTGTCCACGTCCACCACCTGCTCGGAGACGTCCCGCGCCTTGACCTTTCGCTCGACAAGGGTGCCTGTGCCCGCGAGTGCGGCCAGCACCTCGTCGTAGGAGGACCGAGGGACGCGCAGCACGATCCGTGAACTCTCCCGTCCCTCCCCGTCCCTGTCCGTGGTCTCGTCGCCGACGATCCCGCCCGCGTCCCGCGCCGCCGCACGGGCGGCGTCCAGGGCGTCGGCCACATCCTTGACCCGGACCCTCAGGGAGGCGGTGCGGATGAGGTGCGTACCCGCCGCGTCCGGCAGCCGGCCGGCCGTCCTCCCGTCCGCGCGCCCGACCGACTCCCGCGCCGCCGAGCCCGGTCGCTCCGCCCCCGGCCCCGCCGCGCCCCCTTTCCCGTCGTCGCCCGCGGCGGGCCGCCCCGCCCTGGAGTCGCCGCCCGCGTCGCCGTCCCCACTCGCCCCGCCGCCCGAACAGCCCGCCACGGCCAGCGCCCCGGCCAGCAGCATCCCGGCGAGGGCCCGCGCCCCGCGCCCGGCGACCGGCCCCCCGCGCACCCGCGCCGTACCGGGCTCGCCCCACCCGCTCGCGCCGTACACCGGCGCCGGTCGCACACTTCGCACAGGTCCCCCAAGGTTTCGCGGCGCGTTGCCTCTTCGGTCGCTCCTACGACGCGGGGGCCGCGCCGGGGGATCGGGCCGCGCGGTCGCGATGTGGTCACGTTCCGGACTCGTCCCGGTCGCCGCCCGCTCCCGCCCCGAACCGGAGCCGAGGCCACCGGGCGCTTCTGAGACAGTGGGAACCATGTGCGCAGCGGTGACGGAGACAGGTCAGAGCCGGACGGGGACGCCCCACGTAGTGGTCGTGGGCGGTGGTATCGCGGGGCTCGCCGCCGCGCACCGGGCCCTCGGGGCGGGGGCGAGGGTCACGGTGCTCGAAGCCTCGCCGCGGCTCGGCGGCAAGCTGCACGCGGGGGAGATCGA from Streptomyces tsukubensis encodes:
- a CDS encoding DUF3000 domain-containing protein, with product MAAAQGRRADGADESGNSEENRANSAPVPFRAAVEALRGARPRPEIEIDPARPPQRLAPYAYALEAAVVDGEEDLADGRLVLLHDPAGHEAWNGTFRLVTLVRAELEAEMAADPLLPEVCWSWLTGALEARGLSYGEASGTVTRAASHYFGGLDDRPPASQIEIRASWTPLEGHDGVPDTAAHLAGWCDLLSQIAGLPPATAPGEASVVSLPQRRGPRSTP
- the hemE gene encoding uroporphyrinogen decarboxylase is translated as MSVNDRPTGQQTATYDSAFLKACRREPVPHTPVWFMRQAGRSLPEYHKVREGIPMLESCTRPELVAEITLQPVRRHRVDAAVYFSDIVIPLKAIGLDLDIKPGVGPVVAEPIRTRADLARLRDLTPEDVWYVTEAMGLLTAELGATPLIGFAGAPFTLASYLIEGGPSRNHEHTKAMMYGDPELWADLLDRLADITAAFLKVQIEAGASAVQLFDSWVGALSPADYRRQVMPASSKVFAAVASYGVPRIHFGVGTGELLGLMGEAGADVVGVDWRVPLDEAARRVGPGKALQGNLDPAVLYAPREAVEAKTGEVLDAAAGLEGHIFNLGHGVLPTMSPDALTRLVEDVHTRTERR
- a CDS encoding FAD-dependent oxidoreductase, which gives rise to MSERLVVIGGDATGMSAASQARRLKGQEELEIVAFERGRFTSYSACGIPYWVGGDVDGPDGLIARSPEEHRKRGIDLRTGTEVTEIDTEGRRVRARSVDSGEEYWTSYDHLVIATGARPIRPQLPGIDAPGVHGVQTLGDGETLLASLRATAGLRAVVVGAGYIGVEMAEALIRKGYDVTMVNRAGQPMSTLDPDMGHLVGDAMTGMGITMVNDAAVTELLTGDDGRVRAVRTEAAEYPADVVVLGIGVRPETSLAGAAGLALGPAGGLLTDLAMRVRGHEEIYAGGDCVEVLDIMSGSTRHIALGTHANKHGQIIGTNVGGGYATFPGVVGTAVSKVCDLEIGRTGLREKDAEAAGLQYVTVTIESTSRAGYYPGAATMTVKMLAERRTGRLLGTQIVGREGAGKRVDVAAVALTAGMTVERMTTLDLGYAPPFSPVWDPVLVAARKAVRAVAADHT
- a CDS encoding DUF4349 domain-containing protein, producing the protein MRPAPVYGASGWGEPGTARVRGGPVAGRGARALAGMLLAGALAVAGCSGGGASGDGDAGGDSRAGRPAAGDDGKGGAAGPGAERPGSAARESVGRADGRTAGRLPDAAGTHLIRTASLRVRVKDVADALDAARAAARDAGGIVGDETTDRDGEGRESSRIVLRVPRSSYDEVLAALAGTGTLVERKVKARDVSEQVVDVDSRVESQRASVARVRALMDDAKRISDVVALEGELSTREADLESLLARQASLKDRTSMATITLRLSQRAGTAPGGHEEESGFTDALGGGWDVFVTIARGVALAVGAALPFLAAGAVTLVLWRLFRGRLPRRARPAAAGASPAWHALAEPRGGATPEPVASAGPAEPAGPGGTGRTGADEAEPHPRGGDEGGEAPGRRT